The Chryseobacterium indicum genome includes a window with the following:
- a CDS encoding reprolysin-like metallopeptidase: MKKLITTFLCSLIGSTAIAQWTPATFAGRSEKSSNIRSYYKLDLAKIRSQLKDAQESGKNARPVEISLPTMDGKIERFSVYSFPVVVKELADQYQLGSYVGVGIDDPSKYLRFSVAPNDFQSMVIKDGVYEFIEPQNADKTIYGVHPKTNKAQGGFVCSMNESVLSKKQIDALYSRGKTFDKNPTNFAKSSDQKYRTMRLAMSVTGEYTQFFGGTVAGALTAINATMTRVNGVFEKDFALHLILQNFPGVIYTNAATDPYSAASAGAGGAWNLELQNTLTANVGNANYDIGHLFGASGGGGNAGCIGCVCTDPTTAEPEGKGSGFTSPANGIPQGDSFDIDYVAHEMGHQLGANHTFSMDVEGTGVNMEPGSGSTIMGYAGITGATDVQAHSDPYFHVASILQVEDNLTTTTCDIETSVTNNPPVIGALSDYTIPKGTAFVLTGTATDPENDPMTYTWEQFDDTDIPVTSVTGNNTTGALFRSLSPTATGNTRYFPKLSSVLAGNLTVPADWETVSNVARPTNFVLTVRDNNPTTTSQQTQSDILTVTVTNDGPFKINTTQVYHNAPSIVSWDVANTAAAPYNSANVKIDYTTNNGTTWTVLSASTPNDGSETYTFPVALNGQNIKLRISSIGNVFYAVKQMLVTSAAACNGSAPTGIAISNVTASSAVISWNSILNATYQIRYKKVTETAWQQTTSSTNTVTLNNLEEGVKYDVQVAAVCSGTLGTFSANNQFVTQSSVSYCALSSADPSEEYISNVTLANLNNTSGASTYTDYGTDPTKIINLLSGSNNNTVSVTKTWPVDIYSEAVRVWIDFNRDGTFDTSEMVMNAAANSTPTVSATFTVPSTAVQNKMLKMRVALRYNTSPEACTSYTYGEVEDYNVFVTSTILSTSDISNPESNIEVYPNPASDVLNITKVSGKAKYEIYNAVGQLVKAGNIDNNQVRVSELVKGTYIITVKEGNISENIKFIKK, from the coding sequence ATGAAAAAACTCATTACTACCTTTTTATGTAGTTTAATTGGAAGTACAGCTATTGCTCAATGGACTCCAGCTACATTCGCAGGGAGATCGGAAAAATCTTCTAATATTAGAAGTTACTATAAGTTAGATCTTGCGAAAATAAGAAGCCAACTTAAAGATGCACAAGAATCAGGAAAAAATGCTAGACCCGTAGAAATTTCATTGCCAACGATGGATGGTAAAATCGAAAGATTTTCAGTGTATAGCTTTCCGGTTGTAGTAAAAGAACTAGCAGATCAGTATCAATTGGGATCATATGTTGGTGTAGGAATTGATGATCCTTCCAAATATTTGAGATTTTCAGTTGCTCCAAATGATTTCCAGTCAATGGTTATTAAAGATGGAGTTTACGAATTTATTGAACCTCAAAATGCTGATAAAACAATTTACGGAGTACATCCTAAAACGAATAAGGCTCAAGGAGGTTTTGTTTGTAGTATGAATGAAAGTGTATTATCGAAAAAACAAATAGACGCTTTATATTCAAGAGGAAAAACATTTGATAAAAACCCTACTAACTTTGCTAAATCTTCTGATCAGAAATACAGAACCATGAGATTAGCAATGTCTGTAACAGGGGAGTATACACAGTTTTTTGGTGGAACGGTAGCAGGAGCTCTTACTGCAATTAACGCCACAATGACTAGAGTAAACGGTGTTTTTGAAAAAGATTTTGCATTGCACTTAATTCTACAAAATTTCCCGGGAGTTATTTACACCAATGCTGCCACGGATCCATACTCTGCGGCATCTGCCGGTGCAGGAGGTGCTTGGAATCTTGAATTGCAAAATACTTTAACAGCAAATGTAGGAAATGCGAATTATGACATTGGTCATTTATTTGGTGCTTCCGGAGGTGGGGGAAATGCAGGATGTATTGGTTGTGTATGTACAGATCCTACTACTGCTGAACCAGAAGGTAAAGGATCTGGATTTACCTCTCCTGCAAACGGAATTCCTCAGGGAGACAGTTTTGATATAGATTATGTAGCTCACGAGATGGGTCATCAATTAGGAGCTAACCACACATTCTCTATGGATGTAGAAGGGACAGGGGTTAATATGGAACCAGGATCAGGTTCCACTATTATGGGATATGCAGGTATTACTGGGGCTACAGACGTACAAGCGCACTCAGATCCTTATTTTCATGTTGCAAGTATTTTGCAGGTTGAAGATAATCTTACTACCACAACCTGTGATATTGAAACTTCTGTTACGAATAATCCTCCGGTAATAGGAGCCCTTTCAGATTATACAATTCCGAAAGGAACTGCATTTGTTCTTACGGGAACAGCTACAGATCCCGAAAATGATCCAATGACTTATACTTGGGAGCAATTTGATGATACGGATATTCCGGTAACAAGTGTAACAGGAAATAACACAACAGGAGCATTGTTTAGATCTTTGTCTCCAACAGCTACAGGAAATACAAGATATTTTCCAAAATTATCTTCAGTATTAGCCGGAAACCTTACAGTTCCTGCAGACTGGGAAACTGTTTCGAATGTTGCAAGACCTACTAATTTTGTATTAACGGTAAGAGATAATAACCCAACCACAACATCTCAGCAAACACAAAGTGATATTTTAACGGTTACGGTAACTAATGACGGACCATTTAAAATCAACACTACTCAGGTTTATCATAATGCTCCATCAATAGTATCATGGGATGTAGCAAATACTGCTGCTGCTCCGTATAATTCTGCAAACGTAAAAATTGATTATACAACAAATAACGGAACAACTTGGACTGTTCTTTCTGCTTCTACACCTAATGATGGATCGGAAACTTATACTTTTCCGGTAGCGTTAAATGGACAGAATATTAAATTGAGAATTTCTTCAATAGGAAATGTTTTCTATGCAGTTAAGCAAATGTTAGTAACAAGTGCTGCGGCATGTAATGGTAGTGCTCCTACTGGTATTGCAATTTCCAATGTTACAGCTTCTTCTGCTGTAATAAGCTGGAATTCAATTCTAAATGCTACTTACCAGATAAGATATAAAAAAGTTACTGAAACAGCATGGCAACAAACAACTTCCTCTACCAATACTGTTACTTTAAATAATCTGGAAGAAGGTGTTAAATATGATGTACAAGTTGCAGCAGTTTGCTCAGGAACTTTAGGTACATTCTCTGCGAATAATCAATTCGTTACTCAATCATCAGTTTCATATTGTGCATTATCATCAGCTGATCCATCAGAAGAATACATTTCTAATGTTACATTGGCAAATCTTAATAACACTTCAGGAGCAAGTACCTATACGGATTACGGAACTGACCCTACAAAAATTATAAATCTGCTAAGCGGATCTAATAATAATACAGTTTCCGTAACCAAAACTTGGCCGGTTGATATATATTCTGAGGCAGTAAGAGTATGGATTGATTTTAATAGAGATGGAACATTTGATACAAGTGAAATGGTAATGAATGCAGCAGCAAATTCTACTCCAACAGTAAGTGCTACGTTTACAGTGCCATCTACAGCAGTTCAAAATAAAATGCTTAAAATGAGAGTTGCATTACGTTATAATACATCACCAGAAGCATGTACATCTTATACTTATGGCGAAGTTGAAGACTACAACGTATTCGTTACATCCACTATTTTATCAACAAGCGATATTAGTAATCCGGAAAGTAATATTGAAGTATATCCAAACCCAGCTTCGGATGTTCTAAATATTACAAAAGTTTCTGGTAAAGCTAAATATGAAATTTATAATGCAGTAGGGCAATTAGTGAAAGCAGGAAATATTGATAATAATCAGGTGAGAGTTTCTGAATTGGTTAAAGGAACTTATATTATCACTGTAAAAGAGGGTAATATCTCTGAAAACATTAAGTTTATTAAAAAGTAA